In Lactuca sativa cultivar Salinas chromosome 5, Lsat_Salinas_v11, whole genome shotgun sequence, the DNA window tcggcagtcaactgaaatgcccgactcctcaccactggagcctctgccttgccctgacggccatccgtgatccgcagggttgctggagctggcgccttcactggcgctgaagctgtcaacatggggcaattggccttcttgtggcccctctggttgcagtggaaacacagcaactccgatgtctgaataacggtcgcaggagcagtgcaatccctgctgatatgcccaaacttgccgcacttgtagcagcctgacgatcccatcctgcacgccccctcgtgcggcctgccgcacctcccgcagcggctcggtcccgactggcctttcggcctcccatctgatcccttgggcttcttccccgaagcccccgatgactgaccattctcaagtttccgtttccggatgtgctccaaatctatctccctctccctagccctggcaatcatggagtccagggtagggcaagccgaaaaactaacatgctcccgaatgtcagctcgtagcatatcatggtaacgagtcctcctcatatcctcgtcacctgcatactggggcaccaataaagccctctcccgaaacttggcggtgatctccgccacggtctctgtcgtctgcctcatgtctaagaactccctggccagctgctgaagctcgactgctggcgcaaactctgccctgaacctagccacaaagtccgaccaggtcattgcctcgatagccgaggctcccatcgagtcacccactgactcccaccaatctcgggcccggtcccgtaaacatcctgctgcgtacctcaccttcgacccctcggggcagaagctgatcaactgggcagactcgatatccgcaatccaccgcctggcgacaatggggtccttcaccccatggaaatccggcgcaccactgctcctgaagtccttgaaggacagtgtgcgagatcctgactggctagaggccaagtcgctcctgaatgcccgtaggcgatcttccatcatctccacgatcccttccttgatcgacccaaagatgatgggggtcgactcaaggatgcccctagtgatctccgacgtgatgaactcacgtagcctctcctcaatcggctcggtgccagatcccgaacctgacccctctcctgacccgccatctgtcgatctcggtcgaagtaccaccattctgcaaaacatcaataataatcattagtggtactgctacttcCTGAGGGTTCtcaactacttacaggttccttggtctcgtcttggccttcctcggctcgggtacggatcctctgctttcagtagtacgggcccatactaccttccacatctatccgtaccttctccgaggaattcctcgactccaccaactcccctctactactgctactctccgatattctcaccctaggcttgccctagggagaactcaagttcaacacaactggtcctcagctgctgtaggtctcctcataatgccagttagccaccacctaaacaccaccacctgtgatgaggattagatcatccttcaagtaaaaggcccgtccctacaacggttggactcaaacaagagctgcgcaatagggccagttccaacactttgggattattcaaccccgattacatgtggtgtgacgtgtttacctagtggctcactcccattactcagaatcccaccgagcacgaagcaagcagcattcggataaggaaaaacagactcaagccaaaactgttcttaaaacaagaaacgacacttaacataggatgctaagctcatactatcaggcataacctgaacaggctaccctactgctgtctactcaattctagcatgcaatattcaataagctgcaacaaataaacaggcacataaggcatcactcctagatccttagcctattctagcatgcaatattcataaagctgataaacataacataaacttgtatgggtactatggggaatacttacttgagctcggccggttgcgcacgtcacacactttactctttctcgtgactcttttccgggttttaaagaataattgcttttggaaaaatctttcaatccctcggtttgagtccaaacactcccgaaggcgtgtccgaatccctcaaaccagggctctgataccaacttgtaacgacccaaaatatttttttttttttttttgataatactttagaaaaacattgataaataaaacattgtctgaataagaagaaacattgtttgttcactccataacacattgcaaccatgttctcaaaagccaaaccgtacatcccatcaaaatatcagagtacaatcccagtaaatctcataaatgcggaaaccgaagagtgtgtgtatgacgtgccgctaccgcgtcggctccttccccttcgatgcagaggtacctgaaaacaaaactgaaaacgtaagcacaaagcttagtgagttcccccaacgtaccgcataccataccaacacataacatatatactgccaggctattctggggtgcctgactacccggtacggccattctggggtgccgacctacccatacggccattctggggtgccgtcttacccgtgtcaagccattctggggtgctgactacccatgtcaagccattctggggtgctgactacccgtcggtcctaacaaccgaccacagggactggtcccctcatactacctctatcgcatataacataacaagccagcatgcaaacataaaatcatatactgtcagacgtatctggggtgtctgactacccttcggtcctaacaaccgaactcgactactatcacatacagcatatcatgctagcatataacatgtcaggtactagcgaacttagatgatatcacaaagacaatcatctatcatacaactcctactggtgggtcggcattgtggccttagacccaccgctactggaaggtaactcacctcgaagtagctgctgaactgatcgggaactaactgactgctgctgctccgggagtcctccggctgcaatttccacgacatactcaatcaaacactgctaactgtcctttaggtaaaatgaccattttacccctggattaactctaagccaaagctggagtcaactttcagttgacccgactcgccgagtggatcaccactcgccgagtccctagcaaaccaatgtcctgggtccctggttctactcgtcgagtcgggctatgactcgacgagttcaccttctaactgccattcaacaccttcatcctactcgccgagttgtatgaacaactcgtcgagttcatcttcatccgatgaacactttatgctaagactcgccgagttgtatgaacaactcgccgagtctgttcttgagctatgaagattgccttggactcgccgagtcagggcattgactcgccgaatcctaacatgggtgagttcagctcccaactcaccgattcaccccctgtgactcaaggctcaactcgacacatgaagaagggaccaattcggtgactcgcgaccagactcgccgagtcacctatgcgactcgccgagtcgtcgccatgcactccttaaatataccgatttgctcggttccagaccatgccattcatagatctggacttctaggacacgaatcacacgtaaagtttccaactttacgtgtggatattcaccaatatggattataaggctcaaaatggtagatctagggataacaagcctcatgaggccaaaaagctaacagatctgagctcctggagctcaatcttacatagatccaaaggccaaacgccttattacaacatataatgaacatgcaaacttggggaaaattgaccaagaaggacccaaatgaagttttaagcatagaatcaaggggaaaacgggttatacctcaaaggaaaagttgaaatgacacaaggatggctgatctccttctcctcttcttgatctactcctcttactcttcaaaaccttcaagaacacaccaagaatacctcaaactctcaagaaaacaagggaaaacgatgtagggggagttctgggggtgaatggggacgagttggggcggaatgagagtttaaatagggtgcaaacccttgaaacttagggtttcatcccgcagcggtgactcgccgagtccaggatatggactcgtcgagtcgcctacttaaaacgcgtcctgagtctcgtccctactcggcgagtcggaccctatgactcgccgagtctaaggctaaattagggcaatgctcaaataaaattcacataccggaaaccaggtgctacagttgCCAAACgggcatttaaaaaaaattaactattaaaaaaaattcatttaccCTATAAATACctaacattttataaaaaaattcacacaatttctctcattctctctacATAATTTTAGTTATCTTCAAAAAAAATATGGACCCTTGTGACTCGTCCGATGATTCAGATGACGATATTTTCTTCAGGATGATGTATCATTATTACACTAAAAACCTGCTACAAGAAGATCCAACTCCACTACTAACAAGACGTGCGATGTCAAACAAAAATCGTGAAGAAGGACACGAACATCTATATCGCGATTACTTTGCGGATAATTGTGTATACGGGTCGAAGGACTTCAAAAGAAGATTTCATTTGAGTAGGAATGTGTTCCTACGGATCACCAACGCCTTGGAAAGCCGATATCGCTTCTTTACTATacttttatacaaaataaatacaaatgtaccacatgtttctttaattttacaataattatatttttaaactgTAGTTAATTTATGTTTAGGTATGAATTTTTTTCAATTGAGATATGATGCTAGAGGTAGACAAGGGTTTACAACGTTGCAGAAATGTGTTACGGCCATTCGTTTGATGGCTATGGGGGAGTCACCCGACACCATAGATGACTACATGAGAATGTACGAAAGAACTGCAGGGGAGAGTTTGTATACATTGTCAAGGGGTGTTGTTGAAACATTTGGAGACGTGTATTTGCGGAAACCTTCGTTGCATGATTTTCAAGAATTGTATGCGGCGCATAAAGAATGCCATGGGTTTCCCAGAATGATCGGAAACATTGATTGCACACACTGGAAACGGAAAAATTGTCCGATAGCATGGAAAGGGCAATACACAAGTGGTCATCACGGATCGTGTTCGTTGGTTTTAGAGGTTGTTGCTTCtcaagatttatggatttgaCATGCATTTTTTGGGGTTGCGGGTTCCAACAACGACGTCAACGTTCTTGATCAGTCGTCAATATTCGACGATCTTTTGAATGGAAAGGCCCCAGATGCTCCTTT includes these proteins:
- the LOC111892359 gene encoding uncharacterized protein LOC111892359: MGESPDTIDDYMRMYERTAGESLYTLSRGVVETFGDVYLRKPSLHDFQELYAAHKECHGFPRMIGNIDCTHWKRKNCPIAWKGQYTSGHHGSCSLVLEAPDAPFTVNVNEYKYEYYLTDGIYPQYSTFVKAFRHPVEEKDKFLKRRQ